The Candidatus Bathyarchaeota archaeon sequence AGAGATACCTCGCCAGTTTATTCTCTCGCCCATAGGGGGATTCTATTTCTACGAGGGATTTAAGAAGTTGAAGGGTTTCCATAGAAGAGAGATTTTTAAATTTCCAAAATAAAAACATTCCATGTGAAAATCAGAAAAGTGAAAGCTTCAGACATCGACTCTTTCATTAAACTCTACATAGAAGCCTACAAAGGACTTAACAAGTATGCGTACAACAAAAGAAAGGACATTAAACATTATTTTAAGTGGCTTCTCTCAAGAGATGCAAACGGATTTCTAATTGCGGAACTAAACGAACCAGTAGGCTTTATCGCATGCGACACAAACTGGTTCAGCTACGTCGAACTTCGCCATGTAGGCGAAATACAC is a genomic window containing:
- a CDS encoding GNAT family N-acetyltransferase, yielding MKIRKVKASDIDSFIKLYIEAYKGLNKYAYNKRKDIKHYFKWLLSRDANGFLIAELNEPVGFIACDTNWFSYVELRHVGEIHEVFVHPNYRRQGIGSTLLKKAIEYAKSRNRKIAGLWVGVENYEAKKFYEKFGFNERVTIGKWTRMIKKI